A single region of the Microbulbifer sp. MKSA007 genome encodes:
- a CDS encoding efflux RND transporter permease subunit yields the protein MTKQDRSKDKVDTRTGAIAWMARNHVTANLLMLVFLIGGLIFSTIVKKEVFPEFSLDTVSVSISYPGASPEEVERGVLVAAEQAVQGLVGIKEMTARANEGSASLTLELEGDADAALVYQNIQQAIDSVTTFPTDIEQPQVSLAERKRDVLDLVLHGDLTEQNLRALAMQVYDKLEAHSGITQLEARGMRDLQVAIEIRRDDLRRYGLTLLQVASIVENAAVDIPSGSVKSDAGEILVRVTERRDWAREFGDIVIAQGIGGGAVYLKDVANISDALEEEARNMVFNGEPAISIKIYRVGDQTPMSVSEAAHEVVDEVRASLPPGVTLTVRDDDSEIFKARLTLLLKNGFIGLLLVFVVLGAFLELRLAFWVTLGIPTSFLGALLFLPGLDISISMVSMFAFIIALGIVVDDAIIAGENIHEWRQKGYSNLEAAVAGARQVSVPLTFAILTNIVAFLPLMALPGFMGKIFGVIPFVVGSVFIISWVEALFILPGHLAHSRRGYKSRRARRFAARQKMLARGLDRFVQQRFRPFLDICIKHRYTTIAVAVAALLVVGGYAASGRMGFTLMPRVERDSGRFAVTFPTGTAQSQLEKARSQIITAADRVLEQYDKEKVFLGIRGLMGDDAIMVDAFFVPADERPFSTGEFIRAWRQEVGPIAGALSATTASDRGGPGAGSSLTVELRHTDTDTLEQAAIRLGDELEKFPNVSDIDPGISLGKTQLDLTLTETAKSLGMSAEDIGRQLRAALYGAEALRQQRGRDQVKVMVRLPEDERANINDVNSIMIRASNGLWMPLPDLVKIDKGRAYATINRRAGRRVTTITANVEPSDQATLVINELNESVVPQLKAEFPGLSVSYEGRQAEEREGLASLAMTFALAMAVLYLLLAIPLKSYVQPLIVMVAIPFGVIGALLGHLGMGYGLSMVSLLGMVALAGVVINDTLVMIEYSNRLRNDGADLESAIKGAAARRFRPIVLTTITTFCGLMPMIFESSVQARFMIPMAISLGYGILAATAISLLLVPCLYLMMGKDIPQLFARLKNIIARLGRSGAIAQK from the coding sequence ATGACTAAGCAGGATAGATCCAAAGATAAGGTCGATACCCGCACGGGCGCCATCGCCTGGATGGCGCGCAACCATGTAACCGCCAATTTGTTGATGCTGGTTTTCCTGATCGGTGGTTTGATTTTTTCGACCATCGTTAAAAAGGAAGTTTTCCCGGAGTTCAGCCTGGACACTGTGAGCGTGTCCATTTCCTATCCCGGTGCCAGCCCTGAGGAGGTCGAGCGCGGTGTACTGGTGGCTGCCGAGCAAGCGGTGCAGGGCTTGGTAGGCATCAAAGAGATGACCGCGAGGGCCAATGAGGGTAGTGCCTCTTTAACCCTGGAGCTGGAAGGCGATGCTGATGCTGCCTTGGTGTACCAGAATATTCAGCAGGCTATCGATTCCGTTACCACTTTCCCCACAGATATTGAGCAACCCCAGGTCAGTCTGGCCGAGCGCAAACGGGATGTGCTGGATCTGGTATTACACGGCGATCTTACCGAGCAAAACCTGCGCGCGTTGGCGATGCAGGTTTACGATAAGCTCGAAGCGCACAGTGGTATTACCCAGTTGGAAGCGCGGGGTATGCGGGACTTGCAAGTGGCGATCGAGATTCGCCGCGACGACCTGCGTCGCTATGGGCTTACCTTGCTGCAAGTGGCAAGCATTGTAGAAAATGCAGCGGTAGATATTCCCAGCGGCAGTGTTAAGTCTGATGCGGGGGAGATATTGGTTCGGGTGACCGAGCGCCGTGATTGGGCTCGTGAGTTTGGCGATATTGTTATTGCCCAAGGCATTGGTGGCGGTGCCGTTTATTTAAAGGATGTTGCCAATATCAGCGATGCGCTTGAGGAAGAAGCGCGCAATATGGTGTTTAACGGCGAGCCAGCTATCAGCATCAAGATCTACCGGGTGGGCGACCAGACACCAATGAGTGTCAGTGAGGCTGCCCATGAAGTCGTTGATGAGGTCAGGGCAAGCCTGCCTCCGGGGGTGACCCTGACAGTTCGAGATGACGACTCGGAAATTTTCAAAGCGCGTCTGACCCTGCTGCTGAAGAACGGTTTTATCGGGCTCTTATTAGTATTTGTTGTGCTCGGAGCCTTTCTGGAATTGCGGTTGGCTTTTTGGGTAACACTGGGCATTCCTACCAGCTTCCTGGGGGCATTGCTATTCCTGCCTGGGCTGGATATTTCCATCAGCATGGTAAGTATGTTTGCCTTTATTATCGCCCTTGGAATAGTGGTGGATGATGCAATTATTGCCGGTGAGAATATCCACGAGTGGCGACAAAAAGGCTACAGCAATCTGGAGGCTGCCGTTGCCGGTGCCCGCCAGGTATCGGTACCGCTCACATTTGCGATCCTGACTAATATTGTCGCTTTCCTTCCACTGATGGCCTTACCCGGCTTTATGGGCAAGATCTTTGGTGTGATTCCCTTTGTGGTGGGCTCGGTATTTATTATTTCCTGGGTGGAAGCGCTGTTTATTTTGCCCGGTCACTTGGCCCACTCTCGTCGCGGCTATAAAAGTCGCCGGGCGCGCCGCTTTGCCGCGCGGCAGAAAATGCTGGCGCGGGGATTGGATCGTTTTGTACAGCAGCGCTTTAGGCCCTTCCTGGATATATGTATCAAGCACCGCTACACCACTATTGCCGTGGCGGTAGCGGCACTGCTGGTGGTTGGCGGCTATGCGGCTAGCGGTCGTATGGGCTTCACCTTGATGCCCAGGGTGGAGCGTGACTCCGGTCGCTTTGCTGTCACCTTTCCCACCGGAACGGCCCAATCCCAGCTGGAAAAAGCGCGCTCGCAGATTATTACTGCTGCCGATAGGGTGCTCGAGCAATACGATAAAGAAAAGGTCTTCCTGGGTATTCGCGGTTTGATGGGTGATGACGCGATTATGGTGGACGCTTTCTTTGTACCCGCAGATGAACGTCCTTTTTCCACCGGTGAGTTTATTCGCGCCTGGCGCCAGGAAGTGGGACCCATTGCCGGTGCGCTTAGCGCAACAACAGCTTCTGACCGTGGCGGTCCCGGCGCTGGCTCCTCGTTAACCGTGGAGCTTCGCCATACTGACACGGATACTCTGGAGCAAGCTGCGATACGTTTAGGGGATGAGTTGGAGAAATTCCCCAATGTCAGCGATATCGATCCCGGTATTTCCCTCGGTAAAACCCAGCTGGACCTTACCCTGACTGAAACGGCCAAAAGTTTGGGCATGTCTGCGGAGGATATTGGTCGCCAGTTGAGGGCAGCGTTGTACGGGGCTGAAGCCCTGCGCCAACAGCGTGGCCGGGACCAGGTGAAGGTCATGGTGCGTTTGCCTGAGGATGAGCGGGCGAATATCAATGATGTGAATAGCATTATGATCCGGGCCAGCAATGGACTTTGGATGCCCCTGCCAGATCTGGTAAAAATTGATAAAGGGCGCGCCTATGCGACGATTAATCGCCGGGCGGGCCGCAGGGTTACAACAATTACCGCCAATGTGGAGCCCAGTGATCAAGCGACACTCGTCATTAATGAGCTGAATGAAAGTGTGGTCCCCCAATTGAAAGCTGAATTCCCCGGCCTAAGTGTTTCCTATGAGGGACGCCAAGCGGAGGAGCGAGAGGGATTGGCGAGTTTGGCGATGACCTTTGCCCTTGCGATGGCGGTGCTGTACTTGCTATTGGCAATTCCCTTAAAGAGTTACGTACAGCCGTTGATCGTAATGGTGGCGATACCCTTTGGTGTGATTGGCGCGTTACTTGGCCACTTAGGCATGGGGTATGGACTCAGTATGGTGAGTCTGCTGGGTATGGTGGCACTGGCCGGAGTTGTGATTAACGATACTCTGGTAATGATTGAGTACAGCAATCGTCTCCGAAATGATGGCGCTGATTTGGAAAGCGCTATCAAGGGAGCGGCAGCGCGGCGTTTTCGCCCAATCGTATTGACCACCATAACAACTTTCTGCGGCTTGATGCCGATGATTTTTGAAAGTTCGGTGCAGGCGCGCTTTATGATTCCGATGGCGATCTCGCTGGGCTATGGAATACTCGCTGCTACGGCGATCTCATTGTTATTGGTACCCTGTCTCTATTTAATGATGGGTAAAGATATTCCCCAGTTATTTGCAAGGTTGAAAAATATCATCGCTCGCCTTGGTCGTAGCGGTGCAATCGCACAGAAATAA
- a CDS encoding efflux RND transporter periplasmic adaptor subunit yields MLQKLNWRLLIPIILVVLAFLAFNWMMREKPSVSRGERKSPPPTVDVAVAEQGRFPVTLSALGKVSARELAELEPQVQGQVQWLDYDLGPGAVMPKGQVLLRIDQEPYQLALMTAQSTLAERRAELQQEQGQQQVAQEEYELLGTALSGTDKALVLREPQRAAAEAAVKSAEANVALAKRDLRLTEVRAPFDALVVERDTDVGDRVSPGDTLYSLASADRFQIAVEVPASQLHRLGRGDVEVRIYGSQWPQGVYRRGEFVRVIPVLEEQGRLASVLVELEDPLSVQDPSQPQLLLNDLAKVEIVSQSEDERVRIPLTALQDGNNVWVVRKNRTTVLPVEVAYMSGDFAVLEQGLNGGEALVTTRLVTVTEGMPVRIAGDSNRQQRPPIDAAASAERPPRRGPGGPNAGGADD; encoded by the coding sequence ATGTTGCAGAAACTCAATTGGCGCCTGCTGATCCCCATAATTTTGGTGGTGTTGGCATTCCTGGCCTTCAACTGGATGATGCGGGAAAAACCGTCGGTCAGTCGCGGTGAGCGCAAATCGCCACCGCCGACAGTCGATGTAGCCGTTGCTGAGCAGGGTCGTTTTCCTGTGACCCTGAGCGCGCTGGGTAAAGTGAGTGCCCGTGAGTTAGCGGAGTTGGAGCCCCAGGTACAGGGGCAGGTGCAGTGGCTCGACTATGATCTGGGTCCAGGTGCGGTAATGCCAAAAGGGCAGGTGCTGTTGCGTATTGACCAGGAGCCCTACCAGTTGGCCCTGATGACGGCCCAGAGCACCCTCGCCGAACGCCGTGCTGAATTGCAGCAGGAGCAAGGACAGCAGCAAGTTGCTCAAGAGGAATACGAGCTTCTCGGCACAGCCCTGTCTGGAACGGATAAGGCCCTGGTGTTGCGCGAGCCTCAGAGAGCAGCAGCAGAGGCGGCAGTAAAATCCGCAGAGGCAAATGTGGCCTTGGCTAAACGCGATCTTCGGCTTACCGAGGTTCGCGCCCCATTTGATGCCCTAGTAGTTGAGCGTGATACCGATGTCGGTGATCGCGTCTCTCCGGGAGATACTCTCTACAGCCTCGCTAGTGCTGACCGTTTCCAGATTGCCGTTGAGGTTCCCGCGTCGCAACTGCACCGGCTTGGACGCGGTGATGTTGAAGTTCGAATTTACGGCAGCCAGTGGCCGCAGGGCGTCTACCGCCGCGGTGAGTTTGTCCGGGTTATCCCGGTACTGGAAGAGCAGGGTCGTCTCGCCAGTGTGTTGGTAGAGCTGGAAGACCCGCTTTCCGTACAGGATCCGTCCCAGCCGCAGCTGCTTCTCAACGATCTGGCGAAAGTAGAGATCGTTTCCCAAAGTGAGGATGAGCGTGTGCGAATCCCCCTCACCGCGTTGCAAGACGGCAACAATGTGTGGGTGGTTCGTAAGAACCGCACCACGGTTCTGCCGGTAGAAGTAGCCTACATGAGCGGCGACTTTGCAGTCCTGGAGCAGGGGCTCAACGGTGGAGAAGCCTTAGTGACGACCCGGTTGGTAACCGTTACTGAGGGTATGCCGGTGCGAATTGCCGGAGACAGTAATCGCCAGCAGCGCCCGCCGATAGATGCTGCTGCCTCTGCGGAACGGCCGCCAAGACGCGGCCCCGGTGGACCCAACGCTGGGGGCGCAGATGACTAA
- a CDS encoding efflux transporter outer membrane subunit: MSFYRILAICVPLLASCSSQPIETVQPDENLGLPESFRASGTVAPSLRWWRDLQDPQLDNLVQLALKDNPDIQATYWRLEQAAATARGARSGLWPRLTASIENTEQRYSSGEFTDPSAEGNSWSTRIAASYEVDLWGRVRAGASAAEAAYLAQEQNLQTAALTLASEVAATWLELREQWGQRDLLQQQLEINRKSLKVLELRFGRGVSGAADVLQQQQLVQQSQQELDEAEADAETLKVQLAVLLDINVEELSSIIHEQAGLPALPALPETGVPSQLLLRRPDVVEAQRDLLQGYHLADEAWADRLPVFSLSAVASNGTSLISDVTENWLLAIAASIEGVIFDGGALASAREQQDAVLQERWALYRSAVNEALSEVEQALIRESLIEQRLNHLRERERLADLLVLRQSRAYARGTIDFLNVLTATSEQQSLARQILSAERELIENRVVLYRALSGGIPQADLPAPEPVDLELYLEGNN, translated from the coding sequence TTGTCCTTTTACCGTATTTTGGCAATTTGTGTTCCGCTGCTTGCCAGCTGTAGTTCGCAGCCAATTGAGACCGTTCAACCCGATGAAAACTTGGGATTACCAGAATCTTTTCGTGCATCGGGTACCGTCGCACCGAGTTTGCGCTGGTGGCGAGATTTGCAAGATCCACAGTTGGATAATTTGGTACAGCTGGCACTGAAAGATAATCCGGATATTCAAGCTACCTATTGGCGATTGGAGCAGGCAGCAGCCACCGCGCGGGGAGCGCGATCGGGCCTTTGGCCAAGATTGACTGCCAGTATTGAAAATACTGAGCAGCGCTACTCTTCCGGCGAGTTCACCGATCCCTCTGCGGAGGGCAATAGTTGGAGTACCCGTATCGCCGCCAGCTACGAAGTGGACCTTTGGGGGCGAGTTCGTGCCGGTGCCAGTGCAGCAGAGGCGGCTTACCTGGCCCAGGAACAGAATTTACAGACGGCAGCTCTGACCCTGGCGAGCGAGGTCGCAGCTACCTGGTTGGAATTGCGGGAGCAGTGGGGGCAGCGGGATTTGCTGCAACAACAGCTGGAGATCAATCGCAAAAGCCTGAAGGTTCTGGAACTGCGCTTTGGTCGCGGCGTCTCAGGTGCAGCCGATGTTTTGCAGCAACAGCAGCTGGTCCAGCAGTCACAGCAGGAACTGGATGAGGCGGAGGCGGATGCCGAAACTCTAAAAGTACAGTTAGCGGTGCTCTTGGATATCAATGTCGAGGAACTTAGCAGCATTATTCACGAACAGGCCGGGTTACCGGCATTACCAGCCCTGCCAGAGACTGGCGTGCCATCGCAATTGTTATTGCGCCGCCCGGATGTCGTTGAGGCGCAGCGAGACCTTTTACAGGGCTATCACTTAGCCGATGAGGCCTGGGCCGATCGACTGCCTGTATTTAGTTTGTCTGCGGTAGCTAGCAATGGCACCAGTTTAATTAGTGACGTGACTGAAAACTGGCTCTTGGCCATCGCAGCCTCTATTGAGGGGGTGATTTTTGATGGTGGCGCCCTGGCATCGGCCCGGGAGCAACAGGACGCCGTTCTGCAGGAGCGCTGGGCGCTCTACCGCAGTGCAGTTAATGAAGCCTTGTCTGAAGTAGAGCAGGCCTTGATTCGAGAGAGCCTGATCGAGCAGAGACTCAACCATCTACGTGAGCGTGAGCGTCTCGCAGACCTTTTGGTTCTGCGCCAAAGCCGCGCCTATGCGCGGGGAACCATCGACTTCCTCAATGTGTTGACCGCGACGAGTGAACAACAGAGTTTGGCGCGACAAATCTTGTCTGCCGAGCGCGAACTGATTGAAAACCGAGTAGTACTTTACCGCGCGCTTTCCGGCGGGATCCCCCAGGCGGATCTCCCAGCCCCCGAGCCAGTGGATTTGGAGTTGTACCTGGAGGGAAATAACTGA
- a CDS encoding acyl-CoA dehydrogenase has product MSKHQPLAHWDDILLLDQQLTDEERMVRDTAREYCQSKLMPRVLEGNRHEIFDREIMNEMGELGLLGSTIEGYGCAGLNYVSYGLVAREVERVDSGYRSAMSVQSSLVMHPIYAYGSEEQKQKYLPKLASGEWVGCFGLTEPDAGSDPGGMKTRAKKVDGGYRISGSKMWITNSPIADVFVVWAKDDDDIIRGFVLDKGMEGLSAPKIEGKFSLRASITGEIVMDNVFVPEENKFPEIGGLRGPFGCLNRARYGISWGAMGAGEFCWHAARQYGLDRTQFNRPLAQTQLFQKKLADMQTEITLGLQASLRVGRIMDENKQFDPTMISLVKRNNCGKALDIARIARDMHGGNGISDEFHVIRHVMNLEAVNTYEGTHDVHALILGRAQTGLQAFV; this is encoded by the coding sequence ATGAGTAAACATCAGCCACTCGCCCATTGGGACGATATTTTGCTGCTGGACCAACAGCTGACCGACGAAGAGCGCATGGTGCGCGACACGGCACGTGAGTACTGCCAAAGCAAACTGATGCCCAGAGTTCTCGAGGGTAACCGCCACGAAATCTTCGATCGTGAAATCATGAACGAGATGGGTGAATTGGGCCTGCTCGGTTCCACCATCGAAGGCTACGGCTGTGCCGGTCTCAACTACGTTTCCTATGGCCTGGTGGCGCGCGAAGTTGAACGCGTTGACTCCGGCTACCGCTCCGCCATGAGCGTTCAGTCCAGCCTGGTTATGCACCCGATTTACGCTTACGGCAGCGAAGAGCAGAAGCAGAAGTACCTGCCTAAGCTGGCATCCGGCGAATGGGTTGGCTGTTTCGGCCTGACCGAGCCCGATGCGGGTTCCGATCCCGGCGGCATGAAAACCCGCGCCAAGAAAGTCGATGGCGGCTACCGCATCAGCGGTTCCAAGATGTGGATCACCAACAGCCCAATCGCCGACGTTTTCGTTGTTTGGGCGAAAGATGACGACGATATTATTCGCGGCTTCGTGCTGGACAAGGGTATGGAAGGCCTCTCCGCACCGAAGATCGAAGGCAAGTTCTCACTGCGCGCCTCCATTACCGGCGAGATCGTGATGGACAATGTGTTCGTTCCGGAAGAAAACAAATTCCCGGAAATTGGCGGACTGCGCGGCCCCTTCGGCTGCCTGAACCGCGCTCGCTACGGTATCTCCTGGGGCGCCATGGGTGCCGGCGAGTTCTGCTGGCACGCCGCTCGCCAGTACGGCCTGGACCGCACCCAGTTCAATCGCCCTCTGGCTCAAACCCAGTTGTTCCAGAAGAAACTGGCGGATATGCAGACCGAAATTACCCTGGGCCTGCAAGCCTCCCTGCGCGTAGGTCGCATCATGGATGAGAACAAGCAGTTCGACCCCACCATGATCTCCCTGGTGAAGCGCAACAACTGTGGCAAGGCACTGGATATCGCCCGTATTGCCCGCGATATGCACGGCGGCAACGGCATCTCCGACGAATTCCACGTAATTCGCCACGTGATGAACCTGGAAGCTGTAAATACCTACGAAGGTACCCACGACGTACACGCCTTGATCCTCGGCCGCGCCCAGACCGGCCTGCAAGCATTCGTGTAA